A genomic stretch from Lysobacter ciconiae includes:
- the flgA gene encoding flagellar basal body P-ring formation chaperone FlgA has protein sequence MRVLLLILITLVVLSSASAARAATEVVDIQVIRGAALEALGLSGTRSRAMVDSALRLQPCAAPLQATPTGPRTVEVRCTDAPGWRLFVPVRVVREAQVVVLTRPVSAGTTITADDVEVRRQRVHGGAAYAEPSTVIGMTATQGLASGAALGDNVLSTGPLLQRGDPVILVSRAGGIEVRMAGRSLGRAAPGDTVSVENLGSRRIVRGRLIGEGTVEVGS, from the coding sequence GTGCGCGTCCTATTGCTGATCCTGATAACCCTCGTCGTGTTGAGCAGTGCCTCGGCGGCGCGTGCGGCCACAGAAGTCGTGGACATACAGGTCATCCGCGGCGCGGCGCTGGAGGCCCTGGGCTTGTCGGGCACACGCTCCCGCGCCATGGTCGACTCCGCGCTGCGCCTGCAACCGTGCGCCGCCCCCCTGCAGGCGACGCCGACGGGACCACGAACGGTCGAGGTGCGTTGCACGGACGCACCCGGCTGGAGGCTCTTTGTGCCGGTCAGGGTGGTGCGCGAAGCCCAGGTCGTCGTGCTTACCCGGCCCGTCTCCGCGGGAACGACGATCACTGCCGACGACGTCGAGGTGCGCCGGCAAAGAGTCCACGGCGGTGCCGCCTATGCCGAGCCTTCCACCGTGATCGGCATGACCGCAACGCAGGGACTGGCGTCGGGCGCCGCGCTTGGCGATAACGTTCTCTCGACGGGCCCGTTGTTGCAACGCGGCGATCCGGTGATCCTGGTATCGCGCGCCGGTGGGATCGAGGTGCGGATGGCGGGCCGCTCCCTCGGCCGCGCAGCACCCGGCGACACGGTATCGGTGGAGAACCTGGGCTCCAGGCGTATAGTGCGCGGTCGCTTGATCGGAGAGGGGACGGTGGAAGTCGGAAGCTGA
- a CDS encoding flagellar hook assembly protein FlgD encodes MTSIPATGKENPYGSLGLAPQAKDRSTSLGQADFLRLMTEQLKNQDPLKPLDNNQFLGQLAQFSTVQGIDDMQSAMGSMASVMESDQTLRAASLVGREALVAADTVQLAAGAATRGEIVATSAGTIQIEIVDSAGAIVRRTSVEAGAAGNVPWQWDGRNDDGEPIAAGTYSMRATAGTGKDAQALDLRLAAKVDSVSIEPTGLVLNLSGLGSHALSSIRRVG; translated from the coding sequence ATGACCAGCATCCCCGCCACCGGCAAAGAGAACCCTTACGGCTCGCTCGGTTTGGCGCCACAGGCCAAGGACCGCAGCACCTCGCTGGGCCAGGCCGACTTCCTGCGCCTGATGACCGAGCAGCTCAAGAACCAGGACCCGCTCAAGCCGCTGGACAACAACCAGTTCCTCGGCCAGCTGGCGCAGTTCTCCACCGTGCAGGGCATCGACGACATGCAGTCTGCGATGGGCTCGATGGCCAGCGTGATGGAGTCCGATCAGACGCTGCGAGCAGCCAGCCTGGTCGGGCGTGAGGCGCTGGTCGCGGCCGACACGGTTCAGCTGGCGGCCGGGGCAGCCACCCGAGGAGAGATCGTCGCGACCTCTGCGGGGACCATCCAGATCGAGATCGTCGACAGCGCCGGCGCGATCGTGCGTCGCACCAGCGTCGAGGCCGGCGCGGCCGGCAATGTCCCGTGGCAGTGGGACGGCCGCAACGATGACGGCGAGCCCATCGCGGCGGGCACGTACTCCATGCGCGCGACCGCCGGAACAGGCAAGGACGCGCAAGCACTCGACCTGCGCCTGGCCGCGAAGGTCGACAGCGTTTCCATCGAGCCGACCGGGCTCGTCCTCAACCTTTCGGGTCTGGGCAGCCACGCGCTGTCCTCGATCCGTCGTGTCGGCTGA
- the flgE gene encoding flagellar hook protein FlgE, with protein MSFRISLSGMNAATSDLNVTSNNIANSNTLGFKQSRAEFADVFPVSAYGLSRNAIGAGVKLAQVAQQFDQGNVEFSGKALDLAISGQGFFTMSNNGATVYSRAGNFGADSDGFVVNPAGHRLQVFPPSASGTGFDTGKLGDLQLAVGDAPPQATGRVDIGTNLSAEAKPPAVTPFDANDPESYTHTTSLTVYDSLGAAHTQSMHFVKTANPNEWQIHTSIDGTVAGAPTTLQYSDTGALLSPSPGRFPMPAHDPGNGAAPMAVTLDLGNSTQYGNKFGVSALVQDGHATGRLTGIEVSAEGIVNARYTNGVSTPLGQVALTNFANPQGLQSLGDNAWAETAESGDPRVGTAGSSAFGMVQGGALEASNVDLTEQLVNMITAQRNFQANAQMISTQDQITQTVINIR; from the coding sequence ATGAGTTTCCGCATCTCGCTCAGTGGCATGAACGCGGCCACGTCCGACCTCAACGTCACCTCCAACAACATCGCCAACTCCAACACCCTCGGCTTCAAGCAATCGCGGGCCGAATTCGCCGATGTGTTTCCCGTTTCCGCCTACGGCCTGTCGCGAAACGCCATCGGCGCGGGCGTCAAGCTGGCCCAGGTCGCCCAGCAGTTCGACCAGGGCAATGTGGAGTTCAGCGGCAAGGCGCTCGACCTGGCGATCAGCGGCCAGGGCTTTTTCACAATGTCCAACAACGGCGCCACCGTGTACTCGCGCGCCGGCAACTTCGGTGCCGACAGCGATGGTTTCGTGGTCAATCCGGCCGGCCACCGCCTGCAGGTATTCCCGCCCAGCGCCAGCGGTACGGGCTTTGATACCGGAAAGCTGGGCGACCTGCAGCTGGCGGTCGGCGATGCGCCTCCCCAGGCGACCGGCAGGGTCGACATCGGCACCAACCTCTCGGCCGAGGCCAAGCCGCCGGCAGTCACGCCGTTCGACGCCAATGACCCGGAGAGCTACACCCACACCACGTCGCTGACAGTCTACGACTCGCTGGGTGCGGCACATACGCAATCGATGCATTTCGTGAAGACCGCCAACCCCAACGAGTGGCAGATCCACACCTCCATCGACGGCACCGTGGCCGGCGCGCCGACGACCCTGCAGTACTCCGACACCGGTGCACTGCTCTCGCCCAGTCCGGGCCGCTTTCCGATGCCTGCCCACGATCCGGGCAACGGCGCCGCGCCGATGGCCGTCACCCTGGACCTTGGCAACTCCACCCAGTACGGCAACAAGTTCGGGGTATCGGCGCTGGTCCAGGACGGCCACGCGACCGGCCGTCTGACCGGCATCGAGGTATCCGCCGAAGGCATCGTCAACGCCCGCTACACCAACGGCGTATCCACTCCGCTGGGGCAGGTGGCCTTGACCAACTTCGCCAACCCGCAGGGCCTGCAGTCGCTGGGCGACAACGCTTGGGCGGAGACCGCCGAATCGGGCGATCCGCGCGTGGGTACCGCCGGCTCGTCGGCGTTCGGGATGGTCCAGGGCGGAGCGCTGGAAGCGTCCAACGTCGACCTGACCGAGCAACTGGTCAACATGATCACTGCGCAGCGCAACTTCCAGGCAAACGCGCAGATGATCTCCACCCAGGACCAGATCACCCAGACCGTGATCAACATCCGCTGA
- a CDS encoding sensor histidine kinase, with the protein MNHEAQARGEHQWSRDLLAVLSLTDSAFVLFEAGSTGFYANPAAEHLASQLQPEVPPGESLGMERLLNLIPDGAWETAAKDGRWQGEVVADPTSAVVEIKLFAAQGGGRERFATFADVTSRSTRERELQCRHDELEFTYQRLAGTQQQLLQSEKMASIGQLAAGVAHEINNPVGYIQSNLATLQDYVSALFAMMADYADTVAGSGDTVTRAALDAKRERLDIDFITGDLPQLLEESREGIERVTKIVQDLKDFSRIGPDEPMRPSDLEKGLESTLNIVWNDLKYKVRVEKHYSALPLVECHASEINQVLMNLLINAGQSIQDRGTIALATGADDGEAWISISDSGCGMPREVVQRIFEPFYTTKPIGHGTGLGLALCYSIMAKHHGRIEVSSRLGTGSTFRVVLPVNQPDTQPVNHPLTEG; encoded by the coding sequence ATGAACCACGAAGCGCAAGCCCGCGGCGAACATCAATGGAGCCGCGACCTGCTCGCAGTGCTCTCCCTGACCGATAGCGCGTTCGTTCTTTTCGAAGCCGGCTCGACCGGCTTTTACGCCAACCCTGCGGCGGAGCATCTCGCAAGCCAATTGCAGCCGGAAGTGCCGCCGGGCGAATCGCTGGGGATGGAGCGGCTGCTCAACCTGATCCCCGATGGGGCGTGGGAAACCGCCGCAAAGGACGGTCGCTGGCAGGGCGAGGTCGTCGCTGATCCCACGTCGGCGGTGGTGGAGATCAAGCTGTTCGCAGCCCAGGGCGGCGGGCGCGAGCGGTTTGCGACGTTTGCCGATGTGACTTCCCGATCAACGCGCGAGAGGGAGTTGCAGTGCCGGCACGACGAGCTGGAGTTCACCTATCAGCGGCTCGCCGGCACCCAGCAACAGCTGCTGCAGTCGGAGAAGATGGCTTCCATCGGCCAGCTTGCCGCGGGCGTGGCGCACGAGATCAACAACCCGGTCGGCTACATCCAGTCCAACCTCGCCACGCTGCAGGATTACGTCAGCGCGCTGTTCGCCATGATGGCCGACTATGCCGACACGGTGGCGGGGAGCGGGGACACCGTCACCCGGGCCGCGTTGGACGCCAAGCGCGAGCGCCTCGATATCGACTTCATCACCGGCGATCTGCCGCAGTTGCTGGAGGAGTCACGGGAAGGCATAGAACGCGTGACAAAGATTGTCCAGGACCTCAAGGATTTCTCGCGCATCGGGCCCGACGAGCCCATGCGGCCGTCGGATCTGGAAAAGGGCCTGGAGTCCACGCTCAATATCGTCTGGAACGATCTCAAGTACAAAGTGCGCGTGGAAAAGCACTACAGCGCACTGCCACTGGTGGAATGCCACGCCTCGGAGATCAACCAGGTACTGATGAACCTGCTGATCAACGCGGGCCAGTCCATCCAGGATCGGGGCACGATCGCCCTGGCGACCGGCGCCGATGACGGCGAGGCGTGGATCAGCATCAGCGACAGCGGGTGCGGGATGCCGCGAGAGGTGGTCCAGCGCATCTTCGAGCCGTTCTATACCACCAAGCCCATCGGGCACGGGACCGGGCTGGGGCTGGCGCTGTGCTACAGCATCATGGCCAAGCACCATGGGCGCATCGAGGTGTCCAGCCGCCTGGGCACGGGAAGCACGTTCCGCGTCGTGCTGCCGGTCAACCAGCCCGACACCCAGCCGGTCAACCACCCGCTCACGGAAGGCTAG
- the flgB gene encoding flagellar basal body rod protein FlgB yields MSDFLGIHGTALALREQRLQLLASNLANADTPGFQAQDMDFSRALSAALQPGVGAGDPIAQAAQGARYAPASSQPSMDGNTVDGERAKAAFAQASLEYRASLSFVESKVRGMLTAITGQ; encoded by the coding sequence ATGTCTGATTTCCTTGGTATCCACGGCACCGCACTTGCCCTGCGCGAGCAGCGCCTGCAGTTGCTCGCCTCCAACCTGGCAAACGCGGACACTCCCGGGTTCCAGGCCCAGGACATGGACTTCAGCCGCGCGCTGAGTGCGGCACTGCAACCCGGTGTGGGGGCAGGCGATCCCATCGCCCAGGCGGCGCAGGGCGCCCGGTACGCGCCTGCATCCAGCCAGCCCAGCATGGACGGAAACACGGTGGACGGTGAGCGCGCCAAGGCGGCTTTCGCCCAGGCGTCGCTGGAATACCGGGCGTCGTTGTCCTTCGTCGAGTCCAAGGTGCGCGGGATGTTGACCGCGATCACCGGGCAATAA
- the flgM gene encoding flagellar biosynthesis anti-sigma factor FlgM, whose translation MSNHISGSTPPSAHATDRASPTAARIRAGGDRSEPVAAAAAPDSLRLTGEAAGLQALERSLGTAPPGIDVARVNEVRAAIADGSYRIDAHKIADRMLAFEEALQK comes from the coding sequence ATGTCCAACCATATAAGCGGGAGTACGCCGCCGTCAGCCCACGCGACGGACCGGGCCTCGCCGACAGCCGCGCGTATTCGCGCGGGCGGAGACCGATCCGAACCGGTGGCGGCTGCCGCAGCCCCCGACAGTCTGCGATTGACCGGCGAGGCGGCCGGACTGCAGGCACTGGAGCGCTCATTGGGAACCGCACCGCCGGGCATTGACGTCGCCCGCGTCAATGAAGTGCGGGCGGCCATTGCCGACGGCAGCTACCGGATCGATGCGCACAAGATCGCCGATCGCATGCTGGCCTTCGAGGAAGCCCTGCAGAAATGA
- a CDS encoding chemotaxis protein, producing the protein MTHQLLDRIDQRTRLAGHNRLALLLFRLGPRQLFGVNVFKVQEVIPRPPLFTLPQLPAAFSGAADIRGRTVPVLDLARAIGHDTEGTADPGYLVVTEFNRSVQGFLVAGVDRIVNIAVEDIQPPPDMGGEGNYLTGVTRHQGELIQLIDVESVLAESSPRKSDVGSIVPLQPAAGSPQEVLVVDDSRVARNQIRSVLEQLGLPATLLSDGRQALEHLQQLAESGQAPHLRYAMVISDIEMPAMDGYTLTTEIRRDPMLRGLYVLLHTSLSGVFNHAMVERVGADDFVPKYSESELAQRIVERMNTLQRDS; encoded by the coding sequence ATGACCCATCAATTACTGGACCGGATCGACCAACGCACCCGTCTGGCGGGACACAACCGGCTTGCGCTGTTGCTGTTCCGGCTGGGACCGCGTCAGCTTTTTGGCGTCAACGTCTTCAAGGTCCAGGAAGTCATCCCCCGCCCGCCCCTGTTTACCTTGCCGCAGCTGCCGGCCGCCTTCAGCGGGGCGGCCGACATCCGCGGCCGCACGGTGCCGGTGCTGGACCTGGCGCGGGCCATTGGCCATGACACGGAGGGCACCGCGGACCCGGGGTATCTGGTGGTTACCGAATTCAATCGCAGCGTGCAGGGCTTCCTGGTGGCGGGGGTCGACCGCATCGTCAACATCGCGGTGGAGGACATCCAGCCGCCGCCCGATATGGGTGGCGAGGGCAACTACCTGACCGGTGTGACCCGGCACCAGGGAGAGTTGATCCAGCTGATCGACGTGGAAAGCGTGCTCGCCGAGTCGTCGCCGCGCAAAAGCGATGTCGGCAGCATCGTGCCCCTGCAGCCGGCTGCCGGCTCGCCGCAGGAAGTGCTGGTCGTCGACGACTCCCGGGTTGCGCGCAACCAGATCCGCTCGGTCCTGGAGCAGCTTGGCTTGCCTGCGACCCTGCTTTCCGACGGCCGCCAGGCACTGGAGCATCTGCAGCAACTGGCCGAGAGTGGCCAAGCGCCGCACCTGCGTTACGCGATGGTGATCTCCGATATCGAGATGCCCGCGATGGACGGCTACACGCTGACGACGGAAATCCGGCGCGACCCGATGCTGCGTGGACTGTACGTCCTGCTGCATACCTCGCTGTCGGGGGTGTTCAACCACGCGATGGTCGAGCGCGTGGGCGCGGACGATTTCGTGCCCAAATACTCCGAGAGCGAACTGGCCCAACGCATCGTCGAGCGTATGAACACCCTGCAAAGGGACAGCTGA
- the flgC gene encoding flagellar basal body rod protein FlgC has protein sequence MGNLPIFDVAGSAMNAQSVRLSTVASNLANADSVSGDPDAVYRPLHPVFSSEAVAGKPELAGVQVKDVTRSDAAPIRRYDPGHPLADEGGYVYAPDIDPVAQMVDMISASRSYQANVEVFNTAKELAMATLNLGK, from the coding sequence ATGGGCAACCTTCCAATATTCGACGTCGCCGGCTCGGCGATGAACGCGCAGTCGGTGCGTTTGAGCACCGTGGCCAGCAACCTGGCCAATGCGGACTCGGTGTCGGGCGACCCGGATGCGGTGTACCGCCCGCTGCATCCGGTGTTTTCCTCCGAAGCGGTCGCCGGCAAGCCCGAACTGGCCGGCGTGCAGGTCAAGGATGTCACCCGGTCCGACGCCGCGCCGATCCGCCGCTACGACCCGGGGCATCCGCTGGCGGACGAGGGCGGCTACGTCTATGCGCCCGACATCGATCCGGTCGCCCAGATGGTCGACATGATCTCCGCTTCCCGCAGCTACCAGGCCAACGTGGAGGTGTTCAACACCGCCAAGGAACTGGCCATGGCGACTTTGAACCTGGGCAAGTAG
- a CDS encoding flagellar protein FlgN, producing the protein MNMPAPEPSLVSSLDALEQALDAERQALLDHDVDALLGSTQAKLVALRQLESRQLNDGMSARVLALADFNRANSVLLTRRRREVSWALRHLGRVESAGVYDAGGQSSTRPQVRILGVG; encoded by the coding sequence ATGAACATGCCGGCGCCGGAGCCTTCACTGGTGTCCTCGCTGGACGCGCTCGAGCAGGCGCTTGATGCGGAGCGGCAAGCGCTCCTGGACCACGACGTCGACGCTCTGCTGGGTTCCACGCAGGCCAAACTTGTGGCTCTGCGCCAGCTCGAATCGCGCCAACTGAACGATGGGATGTCCGCGCGCGTGCTTGCATTGGCCGACTTCAACCGCGCCAACAGCGTGTTGCTGACGCGGCGCCGGCGCGAGGTCAGCTGGGCGCTCAGGCATCTGGGCCGCGTCGAATCGGCAGGCGTGTACGATGCGGGAGGACAGTCCAGCACCCGCCCCCAGGTGCGCATTCTCGGAGTCGGATGA